A stretch of the Rhodospirillales bacterium genome encodes the following:
- a CDS encoding helix-turn-helix domain-containing protein — MRHATQDIIVALKRARATKGLSQRALSKRTGVPQSHISKIESGGADIRLSSLTELARALDLDLRLVPRKAVPAVDNIVRATVPTATATPAVKELNRTLDAVRDLSTIYPGLSKLKQLQDNLHALRTLGDVNKELEALRDVGRRFGKLQQTYKVLAKARQGSAKQLEAIDETAGIPPEYLESLQRVASTVQNLRDRLVHAQSEQPSPPRPAYRLDDDRENDDG, encoded by the coding sequence ATGCGTCACGCAACACAGGACATTATCGTCGCGCTCAAGCGCGCAAGAGCAACAAAAGGCCTCAGCCAGAGGGCCTTGAGCAAGCGCACAGGCGTCCCGCAAAGCCATATTTCCAAGATCGAGAGTGGCGGAGCCGACATCCGCCTGTCGAGCCTGACTGAACTGGCGCGCGCGCTCGACCTTGACCTCAGGCTGGTCCCACGCAAGGCCGTGCCCGCAGTGGACAACATTGTGCGCGCCACCGTACCAACCGCCACAGCCACGCCAGCAGTCAAGGAACTCAATCGCACTCTGGATGCCGTCAGGGACCTCAGCACCATCTATCCCGGCCTAAGCAAACTGAAGCAACTCCAGGACAACCTCCACGCTCTCAGAACGTTAGGCGACGTCAATAAAGAACTGGAAGCACTGCGGGATGTAGGCAGGCGGTTCGGCAAGCTGCAACAGACGTACAAGGTTCTTGCGAAAGCACGGCAAGGATCCGCAAAGCAGCTGGAGGCAATCGACGAGACGGCAGGAATTCCGCCGGAATACCTGGAGTCACTACAAAGAGTGGCGAGCACCGTACAGAACTTGCGGGACCGGCTCGTGCACGCCCAATCCGAGCAGCCATCGCCGCCTCGACCGGCTTATCGCCTTGATGATGACAGGGAGAACGACGATGGCTGA
- a CDS encoding MoxR family ATPase yields MTTATRAQAAAVTDLAAPGDGTERVREFLDTFEKLKAGIGTTIVGHDRVVEQMLVCLFTGGHALIEGLPGLGKTRMIQALCGCLGVDLARIQFTPDLMPADIIGSDVIADLDSGRELRFQPGPVFGQILLADEINRATPKTQSALLEAMQEHAVTVGGKRHPLPRPFFVLATQNPIEIDGTYPLPEAQIDRFMLKLTVGAPAATEIAEIIDRTTGRKEPAGTQVTGIDEVERLKLLVRDVLVPSEVKEHVAGLILATHPDSEGAPSSVKRFVRYGASPRGAQALVLAGKVGALLDGRFNVSLRDVNAMVPPSLRHRIILNFEAEAEGITTDAILEDVVRQGESG; encoded by the coding sequence ATGACGACAGCGACACGTGCGCAGGCTGCCGCGGTCACGGACCTGGCGGCTCCTGGCGATGGCACGGAACGCGTCCGGGAGTTCCTCGACACGTTCGAGAAACTGAAGGCCGGAATCGGCACCACCATCGTCGGCCATGATCGCGTCGTGGAGCAGATGCTGGTCTGCCTGTTCACGGGGGGGCATGCGCTGATCGAGGGACTTCCCGGACTGGGCAAGACCCGGATGATTCAGGCCCTGTGCGGGTGTCTCGGGGTCGACCTTGCCCGCATCCAGTTCACGCCCGACCTGATGCCCGCCGACATCATCGGCTCCGACGTGATCGCGGATCTCGATTCCGGTCGTGAGCTCCGCTTCCAGCCCGGACCCGTGTTCGGACAGATCCTGCTCGCCGACGAGATCAACCGCGCCACGCCCAAGACGCAGTCCGCCCTGCTGGAGGCGATGCAGGAACACGCGGTGACGGTGGGTGGAAAGCGCCATCCGCTCCCGCGACCCTTCTTCGTCCTCGCGACCCAGAACCCGATCGAGATCGACGGCACCTATCCGTTGCCCGAAGCGCAGATCGATCGCTTCATGCTGAAGCTGACGGTCGGGGCGCCTGCTGCGACGGAAATCGCGGAAATCATCGATCGCACTACCGGCCGGAAGGAGCCGGCCGGGACCCAGGTCACTGGCATCGACGAGGTCGAGCGCCTCAAGCTGCTGGTCCGCGACGTGCTGGTGCCGAGCGAGGTCAAGGAGCACGTGGCAGGACTGATCCTGGCCACCCACCCGGATTCCGAAGGCGCGCCCTCGAGCGTCAAGCGGTTCGTGCGCTACGGGGCAAGCCCCCGCGGTGCGCAGGCCCTGGTGCTCGCCGGGAAGGTGGGGGCGCTGCTTGACGGTCGCTTCAACGTGAGCCTCCGCGATGTCAACGCAATGGTGCCCCCCTCCCTCCGCCACCGGATCATCCTGAACTTCGAGGCGGAGGCGGAGGGGATAACAACCGATGCGATCCTCGAGGATGTGGTGCGGCAGGGTGAGTCTGGCTAG
- a CDS encoding nucleotidyl transferase AbiEii/AbiGii toxin family protein, which yields MARELRNVGASVRARLLARARVEQTDFQILLTRYALERLLYRLSVSDQRERFVLKGAMLFAIWQDDPFRPTRDLDLLGHGDPDPSTVAATIRSICSVEVPDDGVVFDVAGVEAAPIRSEGEYPGVRVRTDATIAGAQLPIQIDVGFGDVITPAAIEIEYPALLDAPAPILHTYPPETVVAEKTQAIVWLGIGNSRMKDFYDLWTIAQKFAFEGDGLSEAIRRTFERRQTPLPGQVPVGLSDGFALEREPQWRAFLARDRFEVAPAPFAEVINDLRAFLQPVLARTAVASWPPGGPWTDVKYR from the coding sequence ATGGCACGTGAGCTTCGCAATGTTGGCGCATCCGTGCGCGCCCGACTGCTCGCGCGCGCCCGCGTCGAACAGACCGATTTTCAGATTCTCCTCACCCGCTACGCGCTCGAGCGATTGCTCTACCGACTCAGCGTCTCGGACCAGCGCGAACGGTTTGTCCTGAAGGGCGCGATGCTCTTCGCAATCTGGCAGGACGATCCCTTCCGACCGACCCGTGACCTCGACTTGCTGGGTCATGGCGATCCCGATCCCTCAACGGTTGCGGCAACCATCCGCTCCATCTGCTCTGTGGAGGTACCTGACGATGGGGTCGTCTTCGACGTTGCCGGCGTCGAAGCCGCTCCAATCCGCAGCGAAGGCGAATATCCCGGTGTGCGCGTCAGAACCGACGCAACCATCGCCGGGGCGCAACTGCCCATCCAGATCGATGTCGGTTTTGGCGACGTGATCACGCCTGCGGCAATCGAGATTGAATACCCGGCCCTTCTCGACGCGCCTGCGCCAATCCTGCACACCTATCCGCCTGAAACCGTCGTCGCCGAGAAGACTCAAGCGATCGTCTGGCTCGGTATCGGGAACAGCCGCATGAAGGATTTCTACGACCTCTGGACGATCGCGCAGAAATTTGCGTTCGAAGGCGACGGCCTGTCGGAGGCCATCCGTCGGACCTTCGAGCGACGCCAAACCCCCTTGCCGGGTCAAGTCCCTGTCGGCCTCAGCGATGGTTTTGCCCTTGAGAGAGAACCCCAGTGGCGGGCTTTCCTCGCGCGCGACCGCTTTGAAGTAGCACCCGCTCCATTCGCCGAGGTCATCAATGATCTGCGCGCCTTCCTGCAGCCCGTGCTGGCCCGCACAGCGGTTGCCTCTTGGCCTCCTGGAGGCCCTTGGACGGACGTGAAATACCGATGA
- a CDS encoding type II toxin-antitoxin system VapC family toxin — translation MNYLLDTHALLWSIGQSHRLSRVAQSLIRDPSNEVQVSSVSLWEISLKYGIGKLLLGSIAPDDIPAHCEILGFRIIQLDPGDASTYHTLPRLVGHRDPFDRMLVHQCIRRRACLVTCDTRLAGYEPHGLTRTW, via the coding sequence GTGAACTACCTGCTTGACACCCATGCGTTGCTTTGGTCGATCGGACAGTCGCACCGCCTGTCACGCGTCGCCCAGAGTCTCATTCGTGACCCGTCCAACGAAGTTCAGGTCAGTTCGGTATCTCTGTGGGAGATATCCCTGAAGTATGGAATCGGGAAGCTGTTACTCGGATCCATAGCGCCCGACGACATTCCCGCCCACTGCGAGATCTTGGGGTTCCGGATCATCCAACTCGACCCGGGAGACGCGTCTACGTATCACACGTTGCCCAGGCTGGTAGGACACCGCGATCCCTTCGATCGAATGCTGGTGCATCAGTGCATCCGCAGGCGAGCGTGCCTGGTCACTTGCGATACCCGTTTGGCTGGCTACGAGCCGCACGGCCTCACCCGAACCTGGTAG
- a CDS encoding type IV toxin-antitoxin system AbiEi family antitoxin domain-containing protein yields the protein MSHKPAKQRDTALRHFRRRGLVRMPDLRDAGVGAETVARLVRDGTVVRVARGLYQLANANPDPRRSLAEASALVPKGVICLTSALQFHELTLQMPSAVWMAIDRTGWKPNLEYPPVRFVRFSGHALDGGVKRHLIEGIDVPIFEPAKSIVDCFRYRNKIGLDIALEGLREGLRSGRVTSDQLWEFARTTRVWSVMRPYVEAMVVDGT from the coding sequence ATGTCACATAAGCCGGCCAAGCAGCGCGACACGGCCCTGCGCCACTTTCGTCGCCGGGGGCTAGTGCGCATGCCCGATCTACGCGACGCTGGGGTCGGCGCAGAAACGGTAGCCCGCCTAGTTCGGGACGGGACTGTCGTGCGTGTGGCCCGAGGCCTATACCAACTGGCCAACGCGAATCCGGATCCCCGGCGCAGCCTTGCGGAAGCCTCCGCTCTCGTGCCAAAGGGCGTGATCTGCCTCACATCCGCGCTGCAGTTTCATGAACTGACTCTACAAATGCCTTCGGCCGTGTGGATGGCGATCGACCGCACCGGATGGAAACCCAACCTCGAATACCCCCCGGTCCGCTTCGTGCGGTTCAGCGGTCACGCCCTAGACGGAGGCGTGAAACGACATCTAATCGAGGGTATCGATGTCCCTATATTTGAGCCCGCCAAGTCGATCGTCGACTGCTTCCGGTATCGCAACAAGATCGGACTCGACATCGCGCTGGAAGGGCTCCGCGAGGGTCTCCGCAGCGGCCGCGTCACATCCGACCAGCTCTGGGAATTCGCTCGCACGACGCGTGTCTGGTCCGTGATGCGGCCCTATGTCGAAGCGATGGTCGTCGATGGCACGTGA
- a CDS encoding AMP-binding protein gives MENGGTESRSGRAGPDDAAQLLQLIAALSRELRSASDTPRVTFESRLSEDLGFDSLGRTELLARIEQTFSIRLPGSTLAEAETLADLWRAMEAAGGRHGRATPPPLADTAQGPVEAIPSAAATLTEVLDWHADAHPDRVHAWLREREDHLETITYARLRETALAVSGGILDAGATPGTRVALMLPTCAGFLHAFFGILYAGCVPVPIYPPARPSQLADHLRRQAVILANAGAEILVTVPEAHVLAAFLRSKVASLRSVETVEGLLGRGGAAAAPARDAADVAFLQYTSGSTGDPKGVVLSHANLLTNIRAMGRAMEVEPDRDVFVSWLPLYHDMGLIGAWLGSLHFAVPVSIMSPLIFLARPESWLWEIHARRGTLSGAPNFAFDLCVGRIDDSAIEGLDLSSARMVVNGAEPVRAASVRAFCERFAPHGFDPGALAPVYGLAESSVGLAFPRPGRGLLADRIDRTELIEGSRAVPVTTEHKDAIEVVACGSPLGGHQFRVVDDSGREVPERRQGRLQFNGPSSTVGYHENAEATRDLFDGDWLETGDLAYVAGGEVYLTGRIKDIIIRGGRNIHPHELEAAIGDLPGIRRGCVAVFAAAGPDRAERLVVVAETRAEDGPARDRLRQSIEAAAVDVAGIAPDDVVLAPPRAVLKTSSGKLRRAATRSRYLEGRLHEAAPALWRQLLGLWLSGTAGRLRAAGRLALGRAFASYWWAVLVAIALAVWPLVIVLPRRTWRWKVIHAAARAMLKLTGTRLTVSGEAVPDRGAILVANHCSYLDSLVLVAALPGETAFAAKAELASQLIAGPFLRRVGALFVERFDDARGKGDMDDVIAAARAGRRLAVYPEGTLTRRPGLLAFKLGAFAAAAVAGVPVVPVTLHGTRTVLRGGQWFPRPGDVQVTVGPPQFAEQDGFDAAIALRDAARAAILAGCGEPDLAGEETLLKDPRSTPSPPT, from the coding sequence ATGGAGAACGGCGGCACAGAATCACGTAGCGGCAGGGCCGGCCCCGACGATGCCGCGCAGTTGCTGCAGCTGATCGCGGCGCTGTCGCGCGAGCTTCGTTCCGCGAGCGACACCCCGCGCGTTACCTTCGAGAGCAGGCTAAGCGAGGATCTAGGTTTCGACAGCCTGGGGCGCACCGAGCTGCTGGCGCGCATCGAGCAGACATTCTCGATCCGCCTTCCCGGATCAACGCTGGCGGAAGCCGAAACCCTGGCCGATCTCTGGCGCGCGATGGAAGCGGCCGGCGGGCGACACGGACGCGCAACCCCGCCTCCCCTGGCGGACACGGCCCAAGGTCCCGTTGAAGCGATACCAAGCGCCGCGGCGACCCTCACTGAGGTGCTCGACTGGCACGCCGACGCGCATCCCGACCGCGTCCACGCCTGGCTCAGGGAACGGGAAGACCATCTCGAGACCATCACCTACGCAAGGCTCCGCGAGACGGCCCTCGCCGTCTCCGGCGGCATCCTCGATGCGGGAGCGACGCCGGGCACCCGCGTCGCGCTGATGCTGCCCACCTGCGCCGGGTTTCTGCACGCCTTCTTCGGGATCCTCTACGCCGGCTGCGTGCCGGTTCCGATCTATCCTCCGGCGCGGCCTTCGCAGCTCGCGGATCACCTGCGCCGGCAGGCCGTGATCCTCGCCAACGCGGGAGCCGAGATACTGGTCACCGTGCCGGAGGCGCACGTGCTCGCGGCCTTCCTGCGCTCGAAGGTCGCGAGCCTTCGGTCCGTCGAGACCGTCGAGGGCCTCCTTGGGCGCGGCGGAGCGGCAGCCGCCCCGGCACGCGACGCGGCCGACGTCGCCTTTCTTCAGTACACCTCGGGCAGCACCGGCGATCCGAAGGGCGTGGTGCTTAGCCACGCCAATCTGCTGACCAACATTCGTGCCATGGGCCGGGCCATGGAAGTCGAGCCCGACCGCGACGTGTTCGTGAGCTGGCTTCCGCTCTACCACGACATGGGCCTGATCGGCGCGTGGCTCGGCAGCCTCCATTTTGCAGTGCCCGTTTCGATCATGTCGCCGCTCATCTTCCTGGCGCGCCCGGAGAGCTGGCTGTGGGAGATCCACGCCCGGCGGGGGACGCTTTCCGGCGCGCCCAACTTCGCCTTCGACCTGTGCGTCGGGCGGATCGACGACAGCGCGATTGAGGGCCTCGACCTCAGCTCGGCCCGTATGGTCGTCAACGGGGCAGAGCCGGTGCGGGCGGCGTCCGTCCGGGCGTTCTGCGAGCGCTTCGCGCCCCACGGCTTCGATCCCGGGGCGCTCGCCCCTGTCTACGGCCTTGCAGAAAGCAGCGTGGGACTGGCCTTTCCCAGGCCCGGCCGGGGGCTGCTCGCCGATCGGATCGACCGGACCGAGCTGATCGAGGGGTCGCGTGCGGTGCCGGTGACGACTGAACACAAGGACGCGATTGAGGTCGTAGCGTGCGGTTCGCCGCTCGGCGGACATCAGTTCCGGGTGGTCGACGATTCCGGCCGCGAAGTGCCCGAGCGCCGCCAAGGGCGGCTGCAGTTCAACGGTCCCTCGTCGACCGTCGGCTATCACGAGAACGCGGAGGCGACACGCGACCTGTTCGACGGGGACTGGCTCGAGACCGGGGACCTGGCCTACGTCGCCGGCGGCGAGGTCTATCTGACGGGCCGGATCAAGGACATCATCATCCGCGGCGGCCGCAACATCCATCCGCACGAGCTGGAAGCCGCCATCGGCGACCTTCCCGGCATCCGGCGCGGCTGCGTCGCGGTCTTTGCGGCCGCCGGGCCCGACCGGGCGGAGCGGCTGGTGGTGGTCGCCGAAACCCGCGCGGAGGACGGGCCGGCCCGTGACCGGCTGCGGCAGAGCATCGAGGCCGCGGCGGTGGATGTTGCGGGCATCGCGCCGGACGACGTCGTGCTGGCGCCGCCCCGCGCCGTGCTCAAGACCTCGAGCGGCAAGCTCCGGCGCGCCGCCACCCGCTCGCGCTACCTGGAGGGCCGTCTCCACGAAGCCGCCCCCGCATTGTGGCGGCAACTGCTCGGCCTGTGGCTCTCGGGCACGGCGGGCAGGCTGCGCGCCGCAGGCCGCCTGGCGCTCGGCCGCGCATTCGCCAGCTACTGGTGGGCGGTGCTGGTAGCGATAGCGCTGGCCGTCTGGCCGCTAGTGATCGTGCTGCCCCGGCGTACCTGGCGCTGGAAGGTGATCCACGCGGCCGCGCGGGCCATGCTGAAGCTCACCGGCACGCGGTTGACGGTGAGCGGCGAGGCCGTCCCGGACCGCGGCGCCATCCTGGTGGCCAATCACTGCAGCTATCTCGACAGTCTGGTGCTCGTCGCGGCCCTGCCCGGCGAGACCGCCTTTGCCGCCAAGGCGGAGCTGGCATCGCAGCTGATCGCCGGGCCGTTCCTGCGCCGGGTCGGCGCGCTGTTCGTGGAGCGGTTCGACGACGCCCGCGGCAAGGGCGACATGGACGACGTCATCGCGGCCGCGCGGGCGGGCCGCCGGCTAGCGGTCTATCCGGAAGGGACCCTCACCCGCCGCCCCGGCCTGCTCGCCTTCAAGCTCGGCGCGTTCGCCGCTGCCGCCGTCGCCGGGGTGCCCGTGGTGCCGGTGACGCTCCACGGGACGCGAACGGTCCTGCGCGGCGGCCAGTGGTTTCCCCGCCCCGGCGACGTGCAGGTCACGGTGGGCCCCCCGCAGTTCGCGGAGCAGGATGGCTTCGACGCCGCGATCGCGCTCCGCGACGCCGCGCGGGCGGCGATCCTGGCCGGTTGCGGGGAGCCGGATCTCGCCGGCGAGGAGACCCTGCTGAAGGACCCTCGATCGACGCCCTCACCCCCCACCTGA
- a CDS encoding HipA domain-containing protein has product MADVSVLNVNLHGETIGTLAHVGGDRTLFSFTADYIADGNRPTLGLGFKDQYGQLITELPVKRTRLLPFFSNLLPEGHLRTYLAGLAGVKQEREFHLLWALGHDLSGAITVDPADGKEWPPGQMDDSAEDTRLKRANALRFSLAGVQLKFSAIQTDQSNKGLTIPASGVGGSWIVKLPSVRFEGIPENEYALLTLARQVGIDVPEIQLIDVEAIGNLPKGISDLKGQALVIKRFDRTPDGPVHTEDFAQVFGVYPEKKYDTASYRNIATVLGVETGETDVEEFIRRLTFCTLTGNADMHLKNWSLIYPDKRTPALSPAYDLVSTIPYIEDENAALKFARTKRFDGYTSDELSYLAAKARLPETPVLKTARQTMERFHEVWEKEKHHLPQRRQVTDRIDAHLRKLRLK; this is encoded by the coding sequence ATGGCTGACGTCTCAGTCCTCAACGTCAACCTCCATGGCGAAACGATCGGCACGCTGGCGCATGTCGGCGGCGACCGCACACTCTTCAGCTTCACGGCCGACTACATCGCCGACGGGAACCGACCGACTCTTGGACTAGGGTTCAAGGACCAGTACGGGCAACTGATTACCGAACTTCCGGTCAAGCGGACACGCCTGTTGCCCTTCTTTTCGAACCTGCTACCCGAGGGACATCTACGGACATATCTCGCGGGCCTTGCCGGTGTGAAGCAGGAGCGCGAGTTCCACCTGCTCTGGGCCCTGGGTCACGACCTCTCGGGCGCGATCACGGTCGATCCCGCGGATGGCAAAGAATGGCCACCCGGTCAGATGGACGACAGCGCCGAAGACACCAGACTGAAGCGCGCGAATGCGCTCCGCTTTTCGCTCGCAGGCGTGCAGCTGAAATTCTCGGCGATCCAGACCGACCAATCCAACAAGGGCCTGACCATACCGGCATCCGGCGTCGGTGGCTCATGGATCGTCAAACTTCCGTCCGTGAGATTCGAGGGCATACCCGAGAACGAATATGCGCTCCTTACCCTGGCCCGCCAGGTCGGCATCGATGTGCCCGAAATTCAGCTCATCGATGTGGAAGCGATCGGAAACCTGCCAAAGGGGATCAGCGATCTCAAAGGACAGGCCCTTGTGATCAAGCGTTTTGACCGCACACCGGACGGGCCCGTCCACACGGAGGACTTCGCGCAGGTCTTCGGGGTTTACCCCGAGAAGAAATATGACACAGCGAGCTACCGCAATATTGCAACCGTACTTGGAGTGGAGACCGGCGAGACCGACGTGGAAGAATTCATCAGGCGTTTGACCTTCTGCACGCTGACCGGCAACGCCGACATGCATCTGAAGAACTGGTCGCTGATCTATCCCGACAAACGGACACCCGCGCTGTCGCCGGCCTACGATCTTGTCTCGACCATTCCCTATATCGAGGACGAGAACGCGGCACTCAAGTTCGCGAGAACAAAGCGCTTCGACGGCTACACAAGCGACGAACTGTCCTACCTAGCCGCCAAGGCCCGTCTGCCTGAGACACCGGTGCTCAAGACTGCTCGACAGACGATGGAGCGGTTCCATGAAGTGTGGGAAAAGGAGAAGCACCACCTGCCGCAACGCAGGCAGGTAACGGACCGAATTGACGCCCATCTCCGTAAGCTACGATTGAAATAA
- a CDS encoding glutathione S-transferase family protein codes for MSNLTLVIGNKNYSSWSLRPWLAMRHAGIPFDERLLRLFDDHWKEAITAVSPSGRVPVLLHGERTVWETLAILEYVNELFPDAGLWPAGRDARAQARAVANEMHAGFIALRTHMPMNLRRRDLKGKGRAPGVDGDIARVCEIWRDCRARWGAGGDFLFGAFSAADAMFAPVVTRLDTYGIDLDETCDAYSRAVLSLPAFTEWREAALKEPWIVPEDEID; via the coding sequence ATGAGCAACCTGACACTGGTGATCGGCAACAAGAACTACTCATCCTGGTCGCTCCGGCCCTGGCTTGCCATGCGCCACGCCGGAATCCCCTTCGACGAGCGGCTGCTGCGGCTGTTCGATGACCACTGGAAGGAGGCCATCACTGCCGTTTCGCCCTCCGGCCGCGTGCCGGTGCTGCTGCACGGCGAGCGCACGGTTTGGGAAACGCTGGCGATCCTGGAATACGTCAATGAGTTGTTCCCGGACGCCGGGCTCTGGCCCGCCGGCCGCGACGCCCGCGCCCAGGCCCGTGCGGTCGCGAACGAGATGCACGCGGGCTTCATCGCCCTGCGCACCCACATGCCCATGAACCTGCGCCGTCGTGACCTCAAGGGGAAGGGCCGCGCGCCGGGAGTCGACGGCGATATCGCGCGGGTCTGCGAGATCTGGCGAGACTGCCGGGCACGATGGGGCGCGGGCGGCGATTTCCTGTTCGGGGCCTTCAGCGCGGCCGACGCCATGTTTGCGCCGGTGGTGACCAGGCTGGACACCTACGGCATCGATCTCGACGAGACCTGCGATGCCTACAGTCGTGCCGTGCTGAGCCTGCCGGCCTTCACGGAATGGCGCGAGGCAGCGCTGAAGGAGCCTTGGATCGTGCCCGAGGACGAAATTGACTGA
- a CDS encoding type II toxin-antitoxin system prevent-host-death family antitoxin: MITFPVAELKAQFSKVLAAVRAGERIGILYGKSREPVAMIVPYEPPDLPERAVGFLDGKVRIEFMDDFDMTEEELLDLGK, encoded by the coding sequence ATGATCACATTTCCTGTTGCCGAACTGAAGGCACAGTTCTCCAAGGTGCTGGCGGCGGTCCGCGCCGGCGAGCGGATTGGCATCCTGTACGGAAAGTCGAGGGAACCCGTGGCGATGATCGTGCCGTATGAGCCTCCGGACCTTCCGGAGCGAGCAGTCGGGTTCCTCGACGGCAAGGTCAGGATTGAGTTCATGGACGACTTCGACATGACCGAAGAGGAACTGCTCGACCTCGGGAAGTGA